The following coding sequences lie in one Labrus bergylta chromosome 5, fLabBer1.1, whole genome shotgun sequence genomic window:
- the vamp3 gene encoding vesicle-associated membrane protein 3, giving the protein MSAPGPEGSGAASGNRRLQQTQAQVDEVVDIMRVNVDKVLERDQKLSELDDRADALQAGASQFETSAAKLKRKFWWKNCKMWAILIAVLIIIIVIIVIWSYSS; this is encoded by the exons at GTCAGCTCCCGGTCCAGAAGGTTCTGGCGCAGCGTCAGGAAACAGGCGCTTGCAGCAGACCCAAGCCCAAGTGGATGAG GTGGTGGACATTATGCGTGTTAATGTAGACAAAGTGCTGGAACGTGACCAGAAGCTTTCTGAACTGGATGACAGAGCAGACGCACTGCAGGCCGGAGCCTCCCAGTTTGAGACCAGTGCTGCCAAGCTGAAAAGGAAGTTCTGGTGGAAGAACTGCAAG ATGTGGGCCATCCTGATAGCTgttctcatcatcatcattgtcatcATTGTCA TTTGGAGTTATTCTTCTTAA